The Cervus canadensis isolate Bull #8, Minnesota chromosome 5, ASM1932006v1, whole genome shotgun sequence genome contains the following window.
ATCCAGGGTGTagcctgcctgcctcctgagggGGTGGCAGGCAGGCTCGTGAGAGCGCCTTAAAACCCTGCCCGAGGCTGGTGCTGTGGGTAACACGCACTGGGCCTAGCCTGGGGAGAGCTGGGCCCCTTCCTGACCTGCAGCCTTTTCCTGGCCTGCGTGCTGGGAGTCCGCCTTCAGCCAGGGAAACCAAGGCACTGCGTGGGCGCTTCTCCAGCTGAGCCCCTGGCCTTTGCCTTGACACAGGCCCAGGATAGCAGCCCCCTCTGAGACTGACTCAGGAGGGGCATGGCTAACCTCCAGCCCCCTGCTGGCTTCCCAGAGACTAGCTGTCCTCTCAGGGAGAGAAAACTCCTGCAGCCTCGGGGATGCTCTGCTTGAGGAGTGGATCATTGAGAGCCATAGCCTTCGAGGGGGTGATAGTGTGCGTGGCCTGGGACCTGGCCCCCAGAAAAGGAGAGGTGGCCCTGGTGACATGTGGCCTCTAGCCTCCAGATGAGGTGCAGAGCTTGGTGGCTGCCCCAGAACCACACAGAGGCAGGTCTCAGTGTCCAGCCGAGCAGGAGAGGCCCTGTCGACCCTCAGCCTCTCGCTTTCTCAGGGTAGCTGCCCCTGACCTGGAGGGCTCTGCAAAGGGGGAGCAGAGGGACTGTGATTTGTCAGCATCTCTGGCTGGTGAAGGAtccttctctccttctgccaGAGGAAATTAACTGATGTTATCGGCTCAGCaattgtttttcttccctcaCAAAGGGAAATATATGCAGACCTTCCAAGAGCAAAGCCAAATGCTCCCCATCTGGGACTGGCTGGGGAGATAGAGGTGGAGGGGCTCTCTGAGAAGCCTGCCCCTGGCAGTGTCAGACCATCTCCTATGCCTCGTGAGTGTGTCTACCCTTTTGGACGTGACTGTTCTTCCCACTGTCCACCTTGAGTCCCCGTTACCTCTTCTTCCAGCTTTCAGCAATGCCAGGTGCCACTGTCTCTGAGAAGACCTGTCTGGTCTCTCCAAGTCCATTTCCTCACCTTGGAAACGACAGGTCCAGGCGCCCTGACAGCCAGGTCTAAAAGAGGCCCTCTGAGCCCCAGGTTCACTTCCTCCTGCTCCAGGCAAGGCCCTCAGGGCCAGAAAGCACTTGAATTTGACATTAGTTTTGTTCTGTGCCTTCCTCTCCAGGGGACATCCGCAGCCTCCTTGTCTGGATCAAGAAGAATTTGCTAAAAGAGCGGCCAGAGCTGTTCATCCAAGGAGATAGCGTGTGAgtccctttcttcccttccccaaggAGGGCGGGCTGAGGGAAGGAGGTTTGAACCCCTGGCCTTGGTTCAGACTCTGCCTCCTCCAGGTCCTCCTCTCCCCTTTATCCTCCTCTTAGCCCTCCAAGGAAGGACTGCTTCTGCCCAACTCTGTTgaagtttattttacttttcttgttaCTACATCAGactgttggggttttttttttttcccaaagtccGGGTCAGGAAATTggtaaatttaccaaaaaaaaacgCAAAAACGTAGGTCCTGCCTTCTGGATGCCACAAACTTGCCAAAGAACCTTGCTCAAGTGACTTCCCTTCTCTGGGCTCAACTGAGCTCTCTCTGCAGGCAGCACTGAGAAAAGATGCTCCCCAAAGTCTCTCTCATTCTTTGACAACCTGGGACAGACAGTGCCCTCCCATAGAACTTCCcgcagtgatggaaatgttctctctCTACTATCCAATGTGGTAGCTGCTAGGCATTGAGGATACTGAACCCTCGAAATGTTgctagtgtgactgaggaaccAAGTGTTCAGTTTTCCCTGAATGGAAATTAAACTGAAGTGTGCCTCAGATACCGAGCTGTACAATGCAGGTCTCAGGTTACAGGGGGTCACTGCATGCAtgcgcacacacgtgcacatttGTGCTCACTTGAGGACACCCCTCGCCTGGCCCAAAGCTTCTGTGTCTGTCTCAGGCCCAGCTCAGCCTCCTGGGAAAGGATCCAGGTTCTGTGTGCCAAGAAGTCACTTTACCCCTACAACAAGGCCATCCTCATACGTCACAGAAGTGGGCAGGGCACCTGTGGGActtgttcctctgcctggaaGCAGAGGTTCACAAGCAGGCCCTGGGCGCTTGGGCTGCCCTCCGGCCTGGAGCCCAGGCCGTGGTCCAGCAGCTGTGGCGGTCACCCCCAAGGACAGCAGTGCTCTTTGGGTCCTTGCCGGCAGGAACAAGGTTAAGGTGCCTGTCCGGATAGCGGCCTACCCTGCTTTACTCCAGGCAGGGCAGCTCTCGGGCGGTCAGGGGCTCGGGGGCCACTGGCAGCCTTCCCTGATTCATAGCAGCCAAGATGGCCCCCTCCCCAGGATGCACATGCGGGAGGCCTGGGACAGTGAGGTTAGACCCCTGGAAGGGTAGGCTGCTGCCAGTGGGTCCATGGCAGCTCCCACGTGACATCCCACTTCATCCTTCCCAGGGAGCTTGTGAGGAAGACACTTATGATTTACCCTGtgttcagatgaagaaactgatgctCAGGGAAACGAAAGAATCTGCCCCAGATCTGGGAGGTGGCAATGGAATTTGCACGTGTGTTCTATCCGGCCCTCAGACTTGCCTATCGCCTCCTCTCCCTGGGTGTTCTCTGCCGGAACCCTCCAGAGAAAAGGCTCCCCCCCTACCCCTTAGACTCTGCAGCCCAAACATCTAAGCTTCTGCCCCTGCTCTCGCCAGCTCCTGCCATCCATGCCCTGCTACTCACCACCGTCTTTCCCACAGGCGGCCAGGGATTCTGGTGCTGGTTAACGATGCCGACTGGGAATTGCTGGTCAGTACCTCGGGGAGCAGCCCTCCCTCAACCCTTCCCCAACCCACCACTGTGGTAGGAAAGCCTTGGAACTTTCATCAGGCCCAGAGTGGCGGGGTCACCCTCTTTCCAAACCTGGCGTCCAGACGGTGGCTTCTCAAGCCTCCCACCCTGAATGAGGAAGGCGTGGGTCGCTGGGGAAGTCGTGAGCTGCCCTCCATCCTGGAGGTTTGCTAGTTAACAGATAGGGTACCCACTTCTTTCTGGTAgattctttcttcccctctcaaAGCAGCtagcccccgccccccacttccCCTCTCAACACCCAGGGGAGAAACTGGAAAAGTGCCCTTGACAGTCTTCTTATTTCTCTCCTGGACCAGGGTGAGCTGGACTACCAGCTTCAGGACCAAGACAGCGTCCTCTTCATCTCCACGCTGCACGGCGGCTAAGGGCCCCTCTGTGTGCCGGGCCCCCTTGGGGTGGAGAGAGCAGAAGAATCAGACAGTCCCTTGGGGCCCTACTTCCAGATCTTCCTGTCCCCCTTGGCTGCTTTCTTCCCTACTTTGTCCCTTGAGCTCCCTCCAGGCAGGGAAAAGAGGCCAGGTGCTAAAAATGAGCCTTTCTTGGGCACGTGAGCAGGGGAAGGCAGGCGCCCGAGCCGGGCACTCCTCCTCCCAGCAGCTGAGATGGGGGAGGGTGCCCCTCCGCGTGGCCGGTGCCACTCTGTGCGGCCAGGTGACCAGCTGCTGTCCCTCCTTGTGTCTCCCTGAGTGACTGCTGACGAGGCACTGCCGCTCCTGGGCTGCGGTGCCTTCCTGGGGAAGAGGAATGCACCTCACTAGCTGACGGCAGGCCCCTCCCCTCTCAAAGCAGGGAGGAGCCtccgcctcagtttccccatctggacAGCAGAGGGCTCTGCCTGTCCCCCATTGATATCATTATGGAACCCCAGCTGGGGTCCCCTATTCAGCACCGAccaccccccccaacacacacacacagcagctgCTCCTCCAACCAcacccctcctcctgctcccctaCCCACAGCCCTTGACCCTGGCCAGCCTCCCCCTACACAGGCCACCAGATGGGCTCCTgagaccctccccacccccaaggcaAAAGGCTGCCTGTGTGCAGCTCATTCCGCTGGGGGTGGAGAGCGGGAGGGTGTACGAGAGGCCTTGGACTGGCAAAtagaggcctggggtggggggcggtctatgtgcctcagtttcctccccaaCGACAACAGAATTTTTATATCTGAAaactgaggggacttccctggtggctcagacagtaaagaatccacctgcaatgcaggaaatgtaagttcgatccctgggttgggaagatcccctggagaaggaaatggcagccctctccagtattcttgcctagagaatcccttggacagaggagcctggtgggctacagtccatggggtcgaaagagtcggatacaactgagtgactgacacacataCAAAATTGAGATACTTGATGGTGCAAGGGCACACTTTATCTactctcccatctcctgcaggaagcaggatggggcaggcagcacctgggaggcagggtgactccccccacccccatcccttctGGAAGTCTTGGGGCCTCAGTGCCTGCAACAGCTGGCCTTGGGCAAATAAAAGACTAAGTTGTTTACTGGCCTTGCCTGGAACTTCATCCTTAGAAACCGAAACTGGTGGGACCCCATGTTCCCCCAGCTGGCAGTCTCTTCTCTGGTCCCACCCTCCCTGTCCTCACCCCAGGGCTTTCAGAACTGCCCTTCACCCAAAAAAGAGCAGGACTTGAAACCCAGACTATCCAGACACTGAGAAGGGATGATATGGTTGGGCCATctggagaaggggtggcagggcctgtctgtgctgaCCAGTCTGGGTCCCAGGACACTTCCCTACCCGTCTGTCCGAGGCCAGGCTTTGTCCCACAAGCCGCAGCCAGCAGCCTCAGAACGGAGGAGGCATAGTTAAGACTGCTGAGCCCCACTTCCCATGACCTGGAGAAAAAGCTTTGTTTGCTGTAGGgagacctcaaaaaaaaaaggaaaaaaaaaatagggcatTAACATCATCCCGCCCCAAACATTGCTTTTCACTAAATGTTAATAATTTAAGGTGGAACTGCTCTCACTGTGCAGTGAGACAGAAGTGCCGAACAGTTGCCCTAACAGTGCTAGGGGCTGTGCTGTCTCAAGGCCTTGGGGACAGATGACCCCCTGGCTGGTGAGCTGCTCCCGGCATTGCTGCAGGTGGAGGAAGGccctctgggtgtgtgtgtgggggggggggggggggggggtagccATGTTGAGGTTATGGGTGCAGGTGCCTGTCGAGGGAGAGGCTGTGTGACCAGCCGCTCTAGGTGCTGAGGTCAGGGTCTCCATGTTAAGCAGCAGGGCAAGGGACAGCCTCACTTTAAGGATCAGCCTGTCTGGTTTCTTGTAACCTGGATGTCCCTTCCTGCAGGGAAGGGAGGACTTGAGCCCCGCTGGGCTTTACGGTGCCCCCGTTACCCACTCCCTACCCCACCCTCCACAGCATTCCAAGTCCTGGAAACTGGGTGAGAGGATTCCTTTCCTGCTTGCACTGGGGAGAGGGCTAGAAACAGGCTAGCCGTTCCTCCCCAGCACCCCAATTAGTGCATTACTGCTGATGAGTAGGGCAGGAAGATGCGCTGCTGGGGAAAGCAGGTTCTCCACGCAAGGAGGGGTGCCCTGAAGCTGGCCAGGGCCACACTCCACAGCATTTGGGGTCATTTTCCAGCTTGAGCACATTAAGGGTCGGGGATGGATGACCCGGGCTTAGACCCAACACCACCCAGTTGCCCCCCTGCCAAGGTAACTCCTGAACCCACTTTTgaggaaataaacaaataaaccccACTATCTTAGAAGATTTGTCTTTAATGAAAAGGATTCGTTTTCCAAGTTCTGTTTCCCAAGCCGAGGCAATTGCCCGGCTGGAGCGCATCGTTCTGGACGCTTCTCCGACTCCAGCATCAGCCGGAGGAAGCTCAGCCCATCGGTCGGTCTGGAGGAGCTGGTGGGAAGGGTCGGTTTATTGGGGATTTAGGGGTCGGTTTAGGCTTGTTTTGGGGGTATTGGCAGGGGAGGCTAGGTTAGAATCAATTCAAAACGAGTTAGCAAGCGCAGTCCGCCGGCATCTCCTTTCGCCCCCGACTTCCTGCGGCTCCGGCCGAGGACGAGCTCTCCGGACCACAATTGGGCCCCGCCGCGGCGTGCCAGCTTCGTTCCCGGCCGAAATTTGAAAAAGGGGGAAACGACGCGATCGGCTGGAGGACCCCGCCAGCCAGGACTGGTCACccgcagaggaggaggagaacgAGGACGACGACGAAGAGAGGAGGATGGCGGCGCTGGTGACAGGGACCGGCGTCCCTCCTTTGCGCGCCCGGCCGGGGCCGCGATCCTCGCGTTGGGGCCAGCCAGCTGCCACCCGAGGGGTCTCGCCCGCGCCGAGCTTGGTTCCCTGCGGCTCCCGCCCCTGTCGCTCCCAGAGCTCAGCCACAGATGTCCAGCCACAATTCTCGGTTGGCCGCAGACTCGTACAAGAATTGCGTTTGGACAATCAGTGGCGAAGCCCCTGAGTTCAGGGCCCCGGTCTCCTGCGGGGTTCCGCTTCGCTCCTGTAAAGCACCGGACCAGATCTCCGGAGCTGCGCGGACCTCGCAGACGCTCGGCGGTCGCGGCCCATCCCGCGGTAAGGTGGACGAGCAAGCACGCGGATCCCGACCCTGCGTGGGGATCCCCGTCGCCCCCGGCGTGCGTCTCCTTCGATCGCGGCCCGGGGTCCCTAGAGTAGCCCGCGCTGGGTCTCTGCGCCGCCCCAGGTCGGGGGAGCCTCCTGTGTCAGGCCTGGGGAACCCCGactcccctctccccgcccccagcctgggCTCCCCGGGTTCGCTGGGAATCCGAAAGACGGGGGACCGAGGCGGGGTCGCGTTTCCGAACCCGGGGTCCGGGCTGCTGC
Protein-coding sequences here:
- the URM1 gene encoding ubiquitin-related modifier 1 isoform X3; this translates as MAAPLSVEVEFGGGAELLFDGVKKHQVTLPGQEEPWDIRSLLVWIKKNLLKERPELFIQGDSVRPGILVLVNDADWELLGELDYQLQDQDSVLFISTLHGG
- the LOC122442218 gene encoding translation initiation factor IF-2-like, which translates into the protein MSSHNSRLAADSYKNCVWTISGEAPEFRAPVSCGVPLRSCKAPDQISGAARTSQTLGGRGPSRGKVDEQARGSRPCVGIPVAPGVRLLRSRPGVPRVARAGSLRRPRSGEPPVSGLGNPDSPLPAPSLGSPGSLGIRKTGDRGGVAFPNPGSGLLHRWVSRPRPAPRTHRLGRSPSLWLSRGRGAGGGSGGGGWDGGELWNAPPGHLQRPGSRAGSRRAGEAQG
- the URM1 gene encoding ubiquitin-related modifier 1 isoform X4 — protein: MRTPRNWRGGAELLFDGVKKHQVTLPGQEEPWDIRSLLVWIKKNLLKERPELFIQGDSVRPGILVLVNDADWELLGELDYQLQDQDSVLFISTLHGG
- the URM1 gene encoding ubiquitin-related modifier 1 isoform X1, whose product is MAAPLSVEVEFGGGAELLFDGVKKHQVTLPGQEEPWDIRSLLVWIKKNLLKERPELFIQGDSVSCHPCPATHHRLSHRRPGILVLVNDADWELLGELDYQLQDQDSVLFISTLHGG
- the URM1 gene encoding ubiquitin-related modifier 1 isoform X2, translated to MRTPRNWRGGAELLFDGVKKHQVTLPGQEEPWDIRSLLVWIKKNLLKERPELFIQGDSVSCHPCPATHHRLSHRRPGILVLVNDADWELLGELDYQLQDQDSVLFISTLHGG